The region CCCCCCTTCGCCCCGACTCCCCCTGCCGCGCCCACCGCCAAGACGCCCGCTCCCGCGGCCGGGAACCCCACCGCCGCGGCGGTTCGGTCAGGAACCGTGCCGACGAAGACCCGGCGCCGAAAACGCACCGCGAAGGAAGCACCCCGGTTGCCGGGGGGCCGTCCCCGGGTTACATGGGTACCGTCCCTCGCCTGCCCTCATGAAACGCCCTGCCCTCGACACCGTCCACCTCGTGACCCGCTCCGTTCCGGGCGGGTGGGACCGGTTGTGCGCGCACGTCGAGGCGTGCCTCGCGGCCGGCATTCGGATCGTCCAGTTCCGCGACAAGGAAGCTCCCGATCGCGAGAAGGTCCGGCGCGTGCGTGAACTGCTCGAACTCGCGCGCCGTCACGCAGCGATCGTCCTGGTGAACGACCGGCTGGACGTCGCGCTCGCGGCGGGTGCGGACGGGGTGCACCTCGGGGCGGACGATCTTCCGTGGGAGGCGGCCCGGCGGCTGGCGCCACCGCCGTTCGTCCTCGGCTGCACCGCCGCCACGCCCGAGAGGATTGCCCGGGCCAAGGCCGCGGGCGCCGACTACGTGGGCGCCGGTCCGGCCGCACCGAGCAGGACCAAGCCCGACACCGGGCCGCGGCTCGACGGTCCGGCGTACGCCGCCCTCGCCCGAGCGGCCGCGGGACCTCCGCGTCCGATACCGCTGATCGCTGTCGGCGGCATCACGGCGCGCGAAGTGCCCGCGCTCGTCGAGCGGGGGGTGGCGGGCGTGGCCGTCAGCGCGGCGGTGCTGCTCGCGGAGGACCCCGGAGACGCCGCCGCCCGACTCGTGCGAACGCTGGAGACCGCCAGGCGCGGTGCAGCGGGGGAGGGTTCTCCTCCCGGGCTCACCTGAGCGCACCGTCCCAGGCGGCGATGACCCGGGCGATCCGCTCCGCGGCGCGCCCGTCCCACTTTTCGGGAACCGTCCCCGCCTTCGCCTTCCCGGCAAGAAGCTCGTCCACGGCGGCGAGGATCCGGGACGGATCCCGGCCGACCAGGCGGTTCGTTCCCTCCGTGACGGTCGCCGGCCGCTCGGTGTTGTCCCGGAGCGTGAGGCACGGGATTGCGAGCGCGGTCGTCTCCTCCTGAATCCCTCCCGAGTCGGTCAGGACCATCCGGGCCTCCGACATCAGGTGGAGGAACTCGAGGTAGCCCACCGGCGGGACGACCCGGAGGTCCCCGGCGTCTCCGCGGCGCCCCTCGAGCCACCGGTCGAGCGCCGGCCGCGTTCGGGGGTGAACCGGGAAGAGCACCGGGAGCCGGCGAGCCGTCTCGGCCACCGCTCCCATGATCGCCGAGAAGGTCTCGAACCGGTCGACGTTGGCCGGTCGATGCAGGGTGAGCAATGCGTACCGCTGCGGCTCCAGGCCGAAGCGCGACACCGCCCCGGTCGCGCGCGCCGCATCGAGGTGGCTGCGCAGTGTATCGATCATCACGTTGCCGACGAAGTGGACGCGGTCCGGCGGCGCCCCCTCGCGGGCGAGGTTCTCGAGCCCGCTCCGTTCCGAGACGAACAGGAGATCGGACAGCGAATCGGTGACGATGCGGTTGATCTCCTCCGGCATCGTGCGGTCCCCCGAGCGCAGCCCTGCCTCCACGTGCGCCACCCCGATCCCGGGCATCTTCTTCGCCACGAGCGAGCAGGCGGCCGTGCTGTTGACGTCTCCCACGACGACGACGAGGTCGGGCTTCCGCTCGAGAAGCACCGGCTCGAACCGTTGCATGATGAGGGCGG is a window of Acidobacteriota bacterium DNA encoding:
- the thiE gene encoding thiamine phosphate synthase, yielding MKRPALDTVHLVTRSVPGGWDRLCAHVEACLAAGIRIVQFRDKEAPDREKVRRVRELLELARRHAAIVLVNDRLDVALAAGADGVHLGADDLPWEAARRLAPPPFVLGCTAATPERIARAKAAGADYVGAGPAAPSRTKPDTGPRLDGPAYAALARAAAGPPRPIPLIAVGGITAREVPALVERGVAGVAVSAAVLLAEDPGDAAARLVRTLETARRGAAGEGSPPGLT
- a CDS encoding UDP-N-acetylglucosamine 2-epimerase (non-hydrolyzing) — encoded protein: MKIAPVHRALVAEGIEPEIVHTGQHYDPEMSRLFFEQLGIPEPDVNLEVGSGSHAQQTALIMQRFEPVLLERKPDLVVVVGDVNSTAACSLVAKKMPGIGVAHVEAGLRSGDRTMPEEINRIVTDSLSDLLFVSERSGLENLAREGAPPDRVHFVGNVMIDTLRSHLDAARATGAVSRFGLEPQRYALLTLHRPANVDRFETFSAIMGAVAETARRLPVLFPVHPRTRPALDRWLEGRRGDAGDLRVVPPVGYLEFLHLMSEARMVLTDSGGIQEETTALAIPCLTLRDNTERPATVTEGTNRLVGRDPSRILAAVDELLAGKAKAGTVPEKWDGRAAERIARVIAAWDGALR